A stretch of Aerococcaceae bacterium zg-252 DNA encodes these proteins:
- a CDS encoding DUF1146 domain-containing protein: MTLAYGMAVLLVRIFFVLLTYIVLEKLDWRKLFSAKNYVYAQYVCVLLSIAFGHLIGSFFITIMELLRDLLYSAFL, encoded by the coding sequence ATGACACTTGCATATGGTATGGCAGTACTGTTAGTGCGAATCTTTTTTGTGTTACTAACTTATATTGTGCTTGAAAAATTAGATTGGCGAAAATTATTTTCAGCTAAAAATTATGTTTATGCGCAATATGTTTGTGTGTTACTAAGTATCGCATTTGGACATCTTATCGGTTCATTTTTTATTACGATCATGGAATTGCTGCGTGA
- the typA gene encoding translational GTPase TypA — MNTRNDIRNIAIIAHVDHGKTTLVDELLKQSNTLDERAKLDERAMDSNDIEKERGITILAKNTAVDYKGTRINILDTPGHADFGGEVERILKMVDGVVLVVDAYEGTMPQTRFVLKKALEQGLTPVVVVNKIDKPSARPAEVIDEVLELFIELGADDDQLEFPVVYASALNGTSSLSDKLEDQEESMDAIFDAVIEHVPAPIDNSDESLQFQVSLLDYNEYVGRIGIGRVFRGKIKVGDNVALIKADGSKKNFRVTKILGFFGLNRVEIQEAKAGDLIALSGMDDIFVGETVADASNPEALPVLHIDEPTLEMTFLTNNSPFAGREGKFVTSRNLQDRLMQELQTDVSLRVESTDSPDAFKVMGRGELHLSILIETMRREGYEFQVSRPKVIMKEIDGQLCEPFERVQIDTPEEYMGSIIEAMGQRKAEMADMAHTGNGQIRLVFLIPARGLIGFSTEFMSMTRGYGIINHTFDDYLPVVDGNIGRRRNGTLVAQENGQATTYGIMGLEDRGTIFVEPGTEVYGGMIVGEHNRENDLTVNITRAKQLTNIRSATKDQTSVIKRPRILTLEESIQFMDDDEYCEVTPESIRLRKQILDKAARERATKKDKK, encoded by the coding sequence ATGAATACGCGTAACGATATTAGAAATATTGCCATTATTGCCCATGTCGACCATGGTAAAACAACCTTAGTTGACGAATTATTAAAACAATCCAATACATTAGATGAGCGTGCAAAATTAGATGAACGTGCAATGGATTCGAATGATATTGAAAAAGAACGTGGTATTACTATTTTAGCAAAAAATACAGCTGTCGATTATAAAGGCACTCGTATTAATATTTTGGATACACCAGGACATGCTGACTTCGGTGGTGAGGTTGAGCGTATCTTGAAAATGGTAGACGGTGTTGTACTCGTGGTTGATGCTTACGAGGGAACAATGCCACAGACACGTTTTGTATTGAAAAAAGCATTAGAACAAGGGTTAACACCAGTTGTCGTTGTGAATAAGATTGACAAACCGTCTGCACGTCCAGCTGAAGTTATCGATGAAGTGTTAGAATTATTTATCGAATTAGGTGCAGATGATGACCAATTAGAATTCCCAGTTGTATATGCGTCTGCCTTAAATGGTACTTCTAGCTTGTCTGATAAATTAGAAGACCAAGAAGAATCAATGGACGCAATTTTTGATGCGGTTATTGAACATGTACCTGCACCGATTGATAATAGCGACGAATCGTTACAATTCCAAGTATCGTTATTAGATTACAATGAATATGTAGGTCGTATCGGAATTGGTCGTGTTTTCCGCGGAAAAATCAAAGTTGGGGATAATGTTGCTTTAATTAAAGCTGACGGCTCTAAAAAGAATTTCCGTGTCACTAAAATCTTAGGTTTCTTCGGTTTAAATCGTGTGGAAATTCAAGAGGCAAAAGCTGGTGACTTAATTGCCTTATCAGGTATGGACGACATTTTCGTTGGGGAAACAGTAGCTGATGCAAGTAACCCAGAAGCCTTACCAGTTTTACATATTGATGAACCAACGTTAGAGATGACTTTCTTAACGAATAATTCACCATTTGCTGGTCGTGAGGGTAAATTTGTAACGTCTCGTAATTTACAAGACCGTTTAATGCAAGAATTACAAACTGATGTGTCATTGCGTGTTGAGTCAACAGATTCGCCAGATGCCTTTAAAGTAATGGGTCGTGGTGAGTTACATTTATCTATTTTAATCGAGACAATGCGTCGTGAGGGGTATGAGTTCCAAGTATCACGTCCAAAAGTAATTATGAAAGAAATTGACGGACAGTTATGTGAGCCGTTTGAACGTGTGCAAATTGATACACCAGAAGAATATATGGGTTCAATTATTGAGGCAATGGGTCAACGTAAAGCTGAAATGGCAGACATGGCACATACTGGTAATGGTCAAATTCGTTTAGTATTTTTAATTCCTGCACGTGGTTTAATTGGTTTCTCAACTGAATTTATGTCAATGACACGTGGTTATGGAATTATTAACCACACATTTGATGATTATTTACCAGTGGTAGACGGAAATATTGGACGTCGTCGTAATGGTACTTTAGTTGCTCAAGAAAATGGTCAAGCGACAACTTATGGTATTATGGGCTTAGAAGACCGTGGAACAATTTTCGTTGAGCCAGGTACAGAAGTGTATGGTGGTATGATTGTCGGCGAACATAATCGTGAAAATGACTTAACGGTTAATATTACTCGTGCAAAACAATTAACGAATATTCGTTCGGCTACTAAAGACCAAACAAGTGTTATTAAACGTCCACGTATTTTGACATTAGAAGAATCCATTCAATTTATGGACGATGATGAGTACTGTGAAGTAACACCTGAAAGCATTCGTTTGCGTAAACAAATTTTAGATAAAGCAGCACGTGAACGTGCAACTAAAAAAGATAAAAAATAG